CTCCAGTAACATATCTACTGTGGCTTCGTCTAATTCCAAACCTATTTTTTTCAACCCTTCATTAAAAAATTCTTTCATCTTATTTGTCACCCCTTATCTTTAAAACCATCAGTAATACCGAGATGTCTGCCGGAGATACCCCAGATATTCTGGAAGCCTGACCTATATTTAAAGGTTTTTTTTCATTTAATTTTTCCTTAGCTTCTCCGGTTATCCCGCTCACTATATCATAATCAAAATCTTTAGGAATCAACCTTTCTTCCAAAGCCTTATGTTTTTCTATCATCTTTAATGATTTTTTTATATACCCGTCATACTTAACCTGAACCTCTACCTGATATTCAGTATCCTCAGGATATTGCCCCAGTTCAAATCCATCTATAATCTCAGCGATATATTTAATGTCTTTATAGTCCAGCCTGGGTCTTTTTAATAGTTCCAGTAAGGTAGTTCCTGATTTCAGGTCTCCACTATTTTTTTTGATTAATACCTCTTCAATCCTTTTGTTACTAGATCCTACACTTAGAGATAATTTTTCTATGATCTCCAAAACATCTCTTTTTTTCTTTTCTACTAAGTTATAAGTAACTTCATCCAATAATCCTGCTTCATAACCTATCTGAGACAATCTAAGATCGGCATTATCTTCCCTGAGGAGGAGTCTGTATTCACTTCTGGCTGTAAACATTCTGTAAGGCTCATTGGTCCCTTTAGTCACCAGATCGTCTACCAGAGTTCCCAAATATGAATCAGCTCTATCCAATATGATAGGCTCCTTCCCCTGTAATTTTCTAGCTGCGTTCATCCCGGCTAAAAGACCCTGTCCGGCAGCCTCTTCATACCCGGAAGTTCCATTAATTTGTCCTGCTAAAAATAAATTTTCTATTTTTTTAGTCTCTAAACTATATTGTAATTCTTCGGGTAATACATAGTCATATTCTATAGCATAGGCATATCTCATGATCTTTGCATCTTCTAATCCATAGATATTTTTCACCATCTTTTCCTGAACTTCTGCAGGTAGTGAAGTTGAAAAACCACTTATATATACTTCATTGGTTCCATATCCCTCTTTTTCCAAAAACAGATGATGTTTTTCCTTCTCTTGATATCTAAATACCTTGTCTTCTATAGACGGACAATATCTCGGCCCTGTTCCCTCAATAGTTCCATTAAATAACGGCGACTTAGATTTATTCTGGGTTATCACATTATGTACATCCGGGTTTGTATATGTTATATAACATGGGATTTGATCCCTTCCCTCTACATCCTTATCCAGAGTTCTACTGGAAAATTTCAGAAGCTGATCTAAATTCCCCGGTTGTTCTTCTAACCTGTCAAAGTTCATACTTCTAAAATCAATTCTTGGAGGAGTCCCTGTCTTAAATCTTCCTAACTCTAATCCTATTTTTTTTAGTGATAGAGGCAGATCATTTGACGGCAGTTCACCCATCCTTCCACCTTGAAACTTTTTATCCCCAATATGGATAAGACCTCTCATAAATGTTCCTGCAGCTATGATCACCGTCTTAGATGAATAAGTTACCCCCTCCTGGGTCTTTATCCCTATAACTTTATTTCCCTCTACTAAAAGCTCAGTTACCATCCCCTGGATAGAATCTAAATTCTCGGTATTCTCTATAGTTTTTTTCATCTCCATATGATAACTTTGTTTATCAGCCTGAGCCCGGAGAGACCTTACAGCCGGTCCTTTTTTAGTATTTAATACTCTTATTTGTACAAAAGTTTTGTCTATATTTCTTCCCATCTCTCCGCCGAGAGCATCTATCTCTTTTACTAAATGAGATTTAGCAGGCCCCCCGATAGATGGATTACATGACATTACTCCTATATTATCCAGAGTTATACTAAATATTGCGGTTTTCATTCCCATTCTTGCAGATGCTAAGGCTGCTTCACAACCTGCATGTCCTGCTCCTACTACTATCACATCAAATTTATGCATTTTTTTCTCCTTCTTTACTTTAAATTTTCTAATTCTCTGGCTGTTTTTGCATCAGTGATAACTAAGAGTGTATCGCCTTTTTCAATTACACTTGTTGCTCTAGGGCTTGGATTCAACTCACCATCACTTTTTTTTATGCCTATTATATTGATATTATATGAATCTCTTACAGCCAATTCCATGAGATTTTTACTCAAAAACGACGGAGGGGCTTTAAACTCTACCAGCAGGAAATCTTTTGAAAATCTCAGATGTTCCATCATATTAGGTTCCATAGCCAGCATAGCTATCTTATTACCCATATATTCTTCCGGATACACCACCTCATCAGCACCTATTTTTTTTAATACTTTTCCATGACTCTTGGTGACTGCCTTTGCTATAATTTTTTTAACACCTAACTCTTTTAAGTTTAAGGTTGTCATGATACTTGCCTGGATATTACTTCCTATACCTATAAACGCTATATCAAAATTACTGGCACCTACTTCCTTCAATGCATTTTCATCGGTTGCATCCAGTATCAGTGCATTATCTATTATATTGTTATTTATAGCTTCCTGGACCAGCTCCTCATCTGTGTCTATTGCCAGAACCTCACAGTCAGCTTCATAAAGCGTCTTTGCAATACTGGTTCCGAACCTGCCTAATCCTACAACTAAATAGTTCTTCATCTCTATCTCAGCTCCTTCCTTTTTATCTAAAATTAATTTATCCTATCAGTACATTTTCCTGTGGATATTTATAAGTTCTCACTTTAATTTTCTCACTGAATGCCAGCATAAAGGTAAGGGGACCAACCCTTCCTATGAGCATGGTCAGAGTTAATAATATCCTTCCGAATACATTCAGATCCGCCGTTATCCCCTGGGATACTCCTACTGTGCCAAAGGCTGACATAACTTCAAAGATAACCTTATCCAAAGTCAGGCTGCTCGTATGTACCACTGCAGTCCCTTGTATAGATCCTTGTAAAATAGCATCTGCCATATCCTTTATAGAAGTCATCTCATTGGTCATCAATATCAGAAATACTACCACAGCAATATATATAAGGG
This portion of the Psychrilyobacter piezotolerans genome encodes:
- a CDS encoding potassium channel family protein, with translation MKNYLVVGLGRFGTSIAKTLYEADCEVLAIDTDEELVQEAINNNIIDNALILDATDENALKEVGASNFDIAFIGIGSNIQASIMTTLNLKELGVKKIIAKAVTKSHGKVLKKIGADEVVYPEEYMGNKIAMLAMEPNMMEHLRFSKDFLLVEFKAPPSFLSKNLMELAVRDSYNINIIGIKKSDGELNPSPRATSVIEKGDTLLVITDAKTARELENLK
- the mnmG gene encoding tRNA uridine-5-carboxymethylaminomethyl(34) synthesis enzyme MnmG, producing MHKFDVIVVGAGHAGCEAALASARMGMKTAIFSITLDNIGVMSCNPSIGGPAKSHLVKEIDALGGEMGRNIDKTFVQIRVLNTKKGPAVRSLRAQADKQSYHMEMKKTIENTENLDSIQGMVTELLVEGNKVIGIKTQEGVTYSSKTVIIAAGTFMRGLIHIGDKKFQGGRMGELPSNDLPLSLKKIGLELGRFKTGTPPRIDFRSMNFDRLEEQPGNLDQLLKFSSRTLDKDVEGRDQIPCYITYTNPDVHNVITQNKSKSPLFNGTIEGTGPRYCPSIEDKVFRYQEKEKHHLFLEKEGYGTNEVYISGFSTSLPAEVQEKMVKNIYGLEDAKIMRYAYAIEYDYVLPEELQYSLETKKIENLFLAGQINGTSGYEEAAGQGLLAGMNAARKLQGKEPIILDRADSYLGTLVDDLVTKGTNEPYRMFTARSEYRLLLREDNADLRLSQIGYEAGLLDEVTYNLVEKKKRDVLEIIEKLSLSVGSSNKRIEEVLIKKNSGDLKSGTTLLELLKRPRLDYKDIKYIAEIIDGFELGQYPEDTEYQVEVQVKYDGYIKKSLKMIEKHKALEERLIPKDFDYDIVSGITGEAKEKLNEKKPLNIGQASRISGVSPADISVLLMVLKIRGDK